The Burkholderia mayonis genome window below encodes:
- a CDS encoding CpaF family protein, which translates to MAHDIQFADGATPFSQTQQFHDIKNAAHEHLLTRIEELGAEFGRWSRQAINQFVDLEIDSFVRLRRIPLNENEVRAIAEALTKELAGFGPIEDLLADPHVEDILINGYSDVYVSKHGILTKLPVRFTDNAHLLRIVRRILAPIGRRLDESNPMVDARLPDGGRVNVVIEPLSIDGPVVSIRKFRKDPLKPADLLANGTFDDEIATLLEAAVAARCNILVSGGTSSGKTSLLNALAFHIPEAERVVTIEDTAELSLNHPHVVRLESRPGGFDGTGVVSIRDLLRNTLRMRPDRIIVGEVRGGEVLEMMQAMNTGHDGSMGTIHASSPRECLYRLEMLAGFAGFQGTESSLRRQISNAVDFIVQIGRLSNGRRRILSVTEVTGLSDNIIATQELYRYEPRVNADGDEIDAWESLGIHPHSPKLARFRQMLAGGGRGGEPFGRGGGFNV; encoded by the coding sequence ATGGCACACGACATTCAATTTGCCGACGGGGCGACGCCGTTCTCGCAAACGCAGCAGTTTCACGACATCAAGAACGCTGCGCACGAGCATCTGCTGACGCGCATCGAGGAGCTGGGCGCGGAGTTCGGACGCTGGTCGCGGCAGGCGATCAACCAGTTCGTCGATCTCGAGATCGACAGCTTCGTGCGGCTGCGCCGCATTCCGCTCAACGAAAACGAAGTGCGGGCGATCGCGGAGGCGCTGACGAAGGAGCTCGCGGGCTTCGGGCCGATCGAGGACCTGCTTGCCGATCCGCACGTCGAAGACATCCTGATCAACGGCTACAGCGACGTGTACGTGTCGAAGCACGGGATCCTGACGAAGCTGCCGGTGCGCTTCACCGACAACGCACATCTGCTGCGGATCGTGCGGCGCATCCTCGCGCCGATCGGCCGCCGTCTCGATGAATCGAACCCGATGGTCGACGCGCGGCTGCCGGACGGCGGGCGCGTGAACGTCGTGATCGAGCCGCTGTCGATCGACGGCCCGGTCGTGTCGATCCGCAAGTTCCGCAAGGATCCGCTCAAGCCCGCCGATCTGCTCGCGAACGGCACGTTCGACGACGAGATCGCCACGCTGCTCGAGGCCGCGGTCGCCGCGCGCTGCAACATCCTCGTGTCGGGCGGCACGAGCTCCGGCAAGACGTCGCTTCTGAACGCGCTCGCGTTCCACATTCCCGAAGCCGAGCGCGTCGTCACGATCGAGGATACGGCCGAGCTGTCGCTCAACCATCCGCACGTCGTGCGGCTCGAGAGCCGGCCGGGCGGCTTCGACGGCACGGGCGTCGTGTCGATCCGCGACCTTCTGCGCAACACGCTGCGGATGCGGCCGGACCGGATCATCGTCGGCGAAGTGCGCGGCGGCGAAGTGCTCGAGATGATGCAGGCGATGAATACCGGCCACGACGGCTCGATGGGCACGATCCATGCGAGCTCGCCGCGCGAATGCCTGTACCGCCTCGAAATGCTCGCCGGCTTCGCAGGCTTCCAGGGCACCGAATCGAGCCTGCGCCGGCAGATCTCCAACGCAGTCGACTTCATCGTGCAGATCGGGCGGCTGTCGAACGGGCGGCGGCGGATCCTGTCGGTCACCGAAGTGACGGGACTGTCGGACAACATCATCGCGACGCAGGAGCTCTATCGCTACGAGCCGCGCGTGAACGCGGACGGCGACGAGATCGACGCGTGGGAATCGCTCGGCATCCATCCGCATTCGCCGAAGCTCGCGCGCTTCAGGCAGATGCTCGCGGGCGGCGGCCGCGGCGGCGAGCCGTTCGGCCGCGGCGGGGGCTTCAATGTCTAG
- a CDS encoding fimbrial protein, with protein MNARAQSLAEPAVTDYFVCASPLGEHVDWLAQTLVSAGAVEAAPLEPTALAQRIAGLNPVLVFVDFSGGHAQAASAAAAAVRLSHPGLPIVALGSIAEPESALAALRAGVHDFVDFSAPAEDALRITRGLLDHVGEQPSRHGKLIALLGARAGMGASTLAANLSVLLQKRSAAQGRQTALVDLGLPAGDGALYLNTRCEFDFVEAVRNLRRFDRTFVNTALARHSSGVALTSLPPNLAGLRDVSYASCVGLLNRLRAFFDYQIIDLGGFSNRDFVAQTACAVDESWLLCDQGVASVVSAVELLDSLRDAGVDTGNVRLVVNQYDPALGLSPAQIAERLGLSLAVTLPSRRVPIGHAANQGKLIVDVAERDPYVRALEPLVERVTGGTGAAASRTASGLSALKRFIQPTSKRS; from the coding sequence ATGAACGCGAGAGCACAATCTTTGGCTGAGCCTGCCGTCACCGACTACTTCGTCTGCGCGTCGCCGCTTGGCGAACACGTGGACTGGCTCGCGCAGACGCTCGTCTCGGCGGGCGCCGTCGAGGCTGCGCCGCTCGAACCGACGGCGCTCGCGCAGCGGATCGCCGGGCTCAATCCGGTGCTCGTCTTCGTCGACTTCTCGGGCGGCCATGCGCAGGCGGCGAGCGCCGCCGCGGCCGCGGTGCGCCTGTCGCATCCTGGACTGCCGATCGTCGCGCTCGGGTCGATCGCGGAGCCGGAGAGCGCGCTCGCTGCGCTGCGCGCGGGCGTGCACGACTTCGTCGACTTCTCCGCACCCGCCGAGGACGCGCTGCGGATCACGCGCGGGCTCCTCGATCACGTCGGCGAACAGCCGAGCCGCCACGGCAAGCTGATCGCGCTTCTCGGCGCGCGCGCCGGGATGGGGGCAAGCACGCTCGCCGCGAACCTGTCGGTGCTGCTGCAGAAGCGCTCGGCCGCGCAGGGACGGCAGACGGCGCTCGTCGATCTCGGGCTGCCGGCAGGCGACGGCGCGCTGTACCTGAACACGCGCTGTGAATTCGACTTCGTCGAGGCGGTGCGCAACCTGCGCCGCTTCGACCGGACCTTCGTCAACACTGCGCTCGCGCGCCATTCGAGCGGCGTCGCGCTGACGTCGCTGCCGCCGAATCTCGCCGGGCTGCGCGACGTGTCGTACGCGTCTTGCGTCGGACTGCTGAACCGTCTGCGCGCGTTCTTCGACTATCAGATCATCGACCTGGGCGGCTTCTCGAACCGCGACTTCGTCGCGCAGACCGCGTGCGCGGTCGACGAATCGTGGCTCCTGTGCGACCAGGGCGTCGCATCCGTCGTGTCGGCGGTCGAGCTGCTCGATTCGCTGCGCGACGCGGGCGTCGACACGGGCAACGTGCGTCTCGTCGTCAACCAGTACGATCCGGCGCTCGGCCTGTCGCCCGCGCAGATCGCCGAGCGCCTCGGCCTCTCGCTCGCCGTGACCTTGCCGTCGCGGCGCGTGCCGATCGGGCATGCGGCCAATCAGGGCAAGCTGATCGTCGACGTTGCCGAGCGCGACCCGTACGTGCGCGCGCTCGAGCCGCTCGTCGAACGCGTGACGGGTGGCACGGGGGCCGCCGCGTCGCGCACGGCGAGCGGTCTTTCCGCGCTCAAGCGCTTCATTCAACCCACCTCCAAGCGGTCGTAA
- a CDS encoding type II and III secretion system protein family protein, with product MKNRLIALAMAFGVLLSFAARAAEMGAIELATGAQRQISVGRNVQRVAVGDPSVADVLVAKGGRGSVLLVAKAAGSTSLMVWERGRDEPAVYTVNVVSGAARALLDGGSPSVKAYGGTAVMSGSAATLDAHARALALGKGMAGKDGGVVDASTVGGKNVVQVDVRVVEFSRSVLKQAGLNFFKQNNGFTFGSFAPSGLASVTGGGTPSMSVSANIPIASAFNLVVGSATRGLFADLSILEANNLARVLAQPTLVALSGQSASFLAGGEIPVPVPQSLGTISIDWKPYGVGLTLTPTVLSPRRIALKVAPESSQLDFVHSITINGVTVPALTTRRADTTVELGDGESFVIGGLIDRETTSNVDKVPFLGDLPVIGTFFKHLSYQQNDKELVIIATPHLVAPIAKNASLPATPGELSEQRDGPVWRSYLGGALSPDAGPGFSK from the coding sequence ATGAAAAATAGACTGATTGCATTGGCGATGGCGTTCGGCGTGTTGCTGTCGTTCGCCGCGCGGGCGGCGGAGATGGGGGCGATCGAGCTCGCGACGGGCGCGCAGCGGCAGATTTCCGTCGGCCGCAACGTGCAGCGGGTCGCGGTCGGCGATCCGAGCGTCGCCGACGTGCTCGTCGCGAAGGGCGGGCGAGGAAGCGTGCTGCTCGTCGCGAAGGCGGCCGGCTCGACGAGCCTGATGGTGTGGGAGCGAGGCCGCGACGAGCCGGCCGTCTACACGGTCAACGTCGTGAGCGGCGCCGCGCGTGCGCTGCTCGACGGCGGCTCGCCGAGCGTGAAGGCGTACGGCGGCACGGCGGTCATGTCCGGCTCGGCCGCGACGCTCGACGCGCATGCGCGCGCGCTCGCGCTCGGCAAGGGGATGGCGGGCAAGGACGGCGGCGTCGTCGACGCGTCGACGGTCGGCGGCAAGAACGTCGTGCAGGTCGACGTGCGCGTCGTCGAATTCAGCCGCTCGGTGCTCAAGCAGGCGGGCCTCAACTTCTTCAAGCAGAACAACGGCTTCACGTTCGGCTCGTTCGCGCCGAGCGGCCTTGCGTCGGTGACGGGCGGCGGGACGCCGTCGATGTCGGTGTCCGCGAACATTCCGATCGCGTCCGCGTTCAATCTCGTCGTCGGCTCGGCGACGCGCGGCCTTTTCGCCGACCTGTCGATCCTCGAGGCGAACAACCTCGCGCGCGTGCTCGCGCAGCCGACGCTCGTCGCGCTGTCCGGGCAAAGCGCGAGCTTTCTCGCGGGCGGCGAGATTCCGGTGCCGGTGCCGCAGTCGCTCGGCACGATCTCGATCGATTGGAAGCCGTACGGCGTCGGCCTCACGCTGACGCCGACCGTGCTGAGCCCGCGCCGGATCGCGCTCAAGGTCGCGCCGGAATCGAGTCAGCTCGACTTCGTCCATTCGATCACGATCAACGGCGTGACGGTGCCCGCGCTCACGACGCGCCGCGCGGACACGACGGTCGAGCTCGGCGACGGCGAGAGCTTCGTGATCGGCGGCCTGATCGATCGCGAGACGACGTCGAACGTCGACAAGGTGCCGTTCCTCGGCGATCTGCCGGTCATCGGCACGTTCTTCAAGCACCTCAGTTATCAGCAGAACGACAAGGAACTCGTGATCATCGCGACGCCGCATCTCGTCGCGCCGATCGCGAAGAACGCGTCGCTGCCCGCGACGCCCGGCGAGCTGTCCGAGCAGCGCGACGGGCCCGTATGGCGGTCGTATCTCGGCGGCGCGCTGTCGCCGGACGCAGGACCGGGGTTCTCGAAATGA